In Leucobacter denitrificans, the genomic window AAATCCCATCGGAAAGACGCACATTCCTGCGCACATTTGTGAACTAACTAGTCGCGCACGCGGAACACGAACTCGATCTCCACTGGCGCATCGAGCGGAAGCACCGCGACGCCAACGGCTGAGCGCGCGTGAATGCCCGAGTCACCGAAGACCTTGCCGAGGAAGACCGAAGCGCCGTTCGCCACGGTTGGCTGGCCGGTGAATGATGGATCGGAGGCTACGAAAGCGTTGACCTTCACTACCTGCTCGACCTTGTCGAGCGATCCAACGAGACCGCGAACCGCAGCGAGTGCATTGAGCGCGCAAGTCTGCGCGAGCTCGGCGGCGGTTTCGGGATCAACTAGCCCCTCGCCCTCGCCTACCTTGCCAACTGCAGGCAGCCCGCCATCGACGAAGGGAAGCTGACCTGAGGTGTAGACGTAGTTGCCGTCGCGCAGCGCAGGCACATACGCGGCAACCGCCGCAGCGACCTCAGGAATCTCGAATCCGAGTTCGCGAACGCGATCTTCAATAACCGTTGCCATTTCAGGCCTTTCTCTTCATGTACGCGACGTTTCCGCCGGCAGGGCCTTCAATGATCTGCACGAGCTCCCACCCCTGCGATCCCCAATTGTTCAGAATCTGCGCCTCATTGTGCAGCAGCAATGGAGTGACGAAATACTCCCAGCGTTCGGTCTCTGTCGTGTCGGACACACAGACTCCTATCTTGGTTCTTCGTGAAAATTGCGTCGCAAATCGACGCGAGCGGCGCTGATTTTCAGCAACGTCACTTACCCTAGAGTCTATGACCCCAAAGGCCACCAAGTCTTCGAGAGTGCGCACCGCAAAGCCCCGTTCAGCCGGCGGCGTACTCGGAGGAATCCTAGGAATGCTCGCAATGAGCGCGATCGCAGGCATCCTCGTAACAGCTGCAATTACTCCAGTCGTCGCCCTGACAGGCGCTGCGGCGACCTCAGCGGTAAGCATCTTTGAGAACCTGCCAGGCAACCTGAAGCCTGGTCAGCTCGCACTTCCGACGACACTGTCGGCGATGAAAGACGGCAAGAAGGTGCAGTTTGCCGAGTTCTATGATCAAGACCGCGAGCCGGTCGAGTTCGATCAGATCTCGCCGTACGTCACTGACGCACTCGTCGCGATTGAAGATCCGCGGTTCTATACGCACGGCGGCGTTGACGCCCTCGCGGCATCACGCGCAGTGATCCAGAACATGACGGGCGATGACCTCTCAGGCGCCTCGACGATCACGATGCAGTACGTGCGCAACGTGCTCGTGCAAGAGGCGACTGCGATTCCTAATGAGGAAGCGCAGAAGGAAGCCTATAACGATGCGATGCGCCAAGATATGGATCGCAAGCTGAAGGAAATGAAGCTTGCGATTGGTGTTGAAAAGCAGTTCACCAAAGATGAGATCATCACCGGGTATTTGAACATCACGCTCTTCGGTCGCACGGTGTACGGCATCGAATCTGCTGCCCACTATTACTTTGGTACGACAGCGAAAGACCTGACCCTGCCGCAGGCCGCGAGCCTCATCGCGATCGTGAACTCACCGACGCGATACCAGCTCGATATCGAGGAGAACATTCCTGCGAATACCGAGCGCCGCAATTTGATCCTCAAGCAGATGCTCACGCACGGCAAGATCACTCAGGCTCAGTACGACGAGGCTGTTGAGACCCCGGTCGAGCCCAAGATCACGCCACGTATTCAGGGCTGTGCCGCTGCGGAGGCCACTTACGGGCTCGGTCACTTCTGTGATTACGTACAGCGTCAGCTCAAGCAAGACCCTGAGTTCGGCTCAGATCCTGAGACCCGCGAGTTCAACATGCGCCGCGGCGGCTACGACATCGTGACCACGATCGATCTCGACATGCAGAAGGCGGCGGTCGACGCGACCCGCGCGAACGTGGCCCAGACAATGGATGGCATCGACGTCGGCAGCGCGACTGTGAGTACTGAGGTGAACACGGGCCGCGTGCTGGTCATGGCACAGAATAGACCGTTTAGCACCGACGAATCCCTCCAATCCCAGGGATACACAGCGATCAACTACGGCACCGATTTTGAAGATGGTGGATCAAGCGGCTTCCAGGTTGGTTCGACGTTCAAGCCGGTTACGCTTGCTGAGTGGATCCGCACGGGGCACTCGGTTCGCGACATCGTGAACGTGAGCGGACGTACCGTGCAGCTGCAGAGCTTTAAGGCGAGCTGTATGCCTGGCGGCGTGTATGGCTATGGCGACTGGAAGTTCGGCAACGACAACCTTGGAGTGCAGGGCAACCAGACGGTTATGACCACGATCGCGCAGTCGCTCAACGGTGGTGTCGTCTCGATGCAGCAGAAGATGGACCTGTGCGGCACGTTCGACATGGCCGAGAAGATGGGCATGCACCGCGCAAGCAAGGCCACGAACCCAGACATGCCGAACAACGACACGTACAACCTCACCCGCACCCCGTCGAACACCTTCGGTGGTGTTGACGAGATGTCGCCTCTCACCATGTCTACGGCGTACGCGTCATTTGCTGGCGGTGGCACCACTTGCACCCCGGTAGCGATTGACTCGATCACCGGGCCAGATGGCGAGCCAGTACCGTTCCAGAAGAGCACGTGTTCAGAGGCCATGTCGTCTGACGTAGCTGCTGGCGTCGCTTACGTGTTACAGAACGCGATCTCGAACGGACTCGCGCGTCACGCTGCTTCGGCGTTCGGTATTCCGCACCTCGCAAAGACCGGTACCACCGACGACTACATCGACAACTGGACCATCGGTGCATCGAGCAAGGTCTCGACCGCGACGTGGGTCGGCAACGCGGCCCCGTTCTGTTACAGCGATAACAACTGTGCTCGCGTCGATACTCGAAACTTCGGCGGCTACCAGGGCCTCACCGCAGCAGACAGCCGCATCTGGCCTGAGGTTATGTACGTCGCAGACCAGAAGTATGGCGGCGAGGGCTTCGGCGATCCGGCAGCGGCCGCGCTCAAGCAGACCCTCGTTAAGGTGCCCGATTTCGCTGGGCAAACTTTCGAAGACGCGAAGAGCGCCCTCGAGACCGCAGGGTTCTCAGTTCGCGATGGCGGAGAGGTTGACTCATCACAGCCGAAGGGCATGGTGGCGCGCACCGATCCGAAGGCGGGCGACGAAGTTCCGCTCGGCTCAGAAGTCACCGTGTACCGCAGCCTCGGTAACTCTGGCAAGGTTCCAGACGGACTCACCGGAATGAGTGGGAGGGACGCGGAGTCTGCGCTCAGAGCCGCGAACTTCACGTCGGTGAACCTCGTGTGTGAGGGCGGCGACGGCCAGCCTCACCCGAACCGCAGCGAAGTGAAGTCGGTTTCACCGGGCAGCGGCACCGAAACACGCTTTAACTCGACAATTACGCTCACCGTCACCTGTGGCGAAGACGAGTAGCCGACGACCAGGCACAGCCGCGGTAATTGGTACCGCGGCTGGTGTCTTGGTGTGGTCCACACTTATCGAGCGACGTCTCTTTACGATTCGCCGCCATACGGTGCCGGTTCTTCCGGCTGGAGCCGCGCCGCTAAGGGTGCTGCAGCTCTCTGATCTGCACCTCGCACCGTGGCAGGTCGGCAAGATCAACTGGGTGCGGTCGCTCCGCAACCTGAACCCAGACCTGCTCGTACTCACGGGCGACCTCATGGGGCACACGCAGGCCAGGCCAGCACTGCTCAATATGCTCGAGGCGTTCTCAGACGTGCCCGCAGTCTTCGTCCACGGTTCGAACGACTATTATGGCCCCAGGTTCAAGAACCCACTTCGCTACCTCAAAGAGCCCAGCAGGCTTGCAACCCGTGAGCAAGACATCGACAACGCGGCCCTCACCCATGGGCTCGAAGGCCTCGGATTCATCGACCTCAATAATGCTGCGACGACGCTCGAACTACGCGGCACCGAGCTTGAACTGTTTGGGCTTGGTGATCCACATATCAAGCTCGACGATGAAGCCAAGATGCGCGAGGCGCGCGAATCGCTCGGCGCGAGCGACGCAGCGGTGCGGATCGGGGTGGTGCACGCCCCCTACCAGGCAGCCCTGAACTCGCTACTCGAAGCAGACGCCTCACTGCTGCTTGCGGGCCACACGCACGGCGGCCAGGTTCGCGTTCCCGGCGTCGGCTCGCTCACTGCGAACTGCGACCTACCAAACCGGCAGTCTCGGGGCTTAAGCGTCTGGTACAACGCACACACGGCGGCGTACCTGAACGTGAGTGCTGGCCTCGGTAATTCGATCTACGCGCCCGTGCGATTCGCTTGTAAACCCGAAGCCAGCCTCATCACGCTTACCGCTCCAGAGATACCTCGCGCGTCGTAAGCTTCGCGAAGACCTCAGCGAGCCGCTTGCTTGCCTCAAGAGTGACCTCGTACGAGTTGAACGCACTCAGCCTGAAGTAACCTGCGCCCGCTGGCCCGAAGCCCTCACCGGGGGTGCCGACGACCTGTGCGTCTTCGAGCAGCAGGTCGAAGAACTCCCAAGAGCTCATGTCGCCTGGGCAACGGAACCAAATGTACGGTGAGTGGTCACCACCGACCGCCTCGATTCCGGCGTTCTGCACTGCCTCTTTGAGCAGCTTCGCGTTGCGCCGGTAGTACTCGATGTCTTGCTCGATCTGTTCGCGCCCCTCGGGGCTGTACACGGCCTCTGCGGCGCGCTGCACGATGTACGGGGTGCCGTTGTACTTGGTCGCCTGGCGACGCGCCCAACCGTCGTGCAGTGACACTCCGTCGATCACGAGCTTCTTCGGCACGACGCTCCATGAGCAACGCAGACCGGTGAAGCCGGCTGTCTTCGAGAATGAGCCGAATTCGATCGCGACCTCGTCGGCGCCCTCGATCTCATAGATCGAGCGGGGAATCTCGTCGCCCTGAATGAATGCCCGGTACGCGACGTCGTAGAGGATCACGGCGCCATGCGCCTTCGCGTACGCAACCCACTCTTCGAGCTCTTCGCGCGTGAGCACAGCGCCCATCGGGTTGTTCGGCGAGCACAGGTAGATGATCTCTACGGGCTGCTTCGGCAGGGGCGCCTGAAATCCGTTCTCTACGGTGCAATCGAGGTAGGTGAGGCCGTTCCATCGATCGTTCTCGAACGTGCCGATACGACCTGCCAGTGCGTTCGCATCGACGTAAATCGGGTAGA contains:
- a CDS encoding RidA family protein, yielding MATVIEDRVRELGFEIPEVAAAVAAYVPALRDGNYVYTSGQLPFVDGGLPAVGKVGEGEGLVDPETAAELAQTCALNALAAVRGLVGSLDKVEQVVKVNAFVASDPSFTGQPTVANGASVFLGKVFGDSGIHARSAVGVAVLPLDAPVEIEFVFRVRD
- a CDS encoding DUF4177 domain-containing protein — encoded protein: MSDTTETERWEYFVTPLLLHNEAQILNNWGSQGWELVQIIEGPAGGNVAYMKRKA
- a CDS encoding transglycosylase domain-containing protein; translation: MTPKATKSSRVRTAKPRSAGGVLGGILGMLAMSAIAGILVTAAITPVVALTGAAATSAVSIFENLPGNLKPGQLALPTTLSAMKDGKKVQFAEFYDQDREPVEFDQISPYVTDALVAIEDPRFYTHGGVDALAASRAVIQNMTGDDLSGASTITMQYVRNVLVQEATAIPNEEAQKEAYNDAMRQDMDRKLKEMKLAIGVEKQFTKDEIITGYLNITLFGRTVYGIESAAHYYFGTTAKDLTLPQAASLIAIVNSPTRYQLDIEENIPANTERRNLILKQMLTHGKITQAQYDEAVETPVEPKITPRIQGCAAAEATYGLGHFCDYVQRQLKQDPEFGSDPETREFNMRRGGYDIVTTIDLDMQKAAVDATRANVAQTMDGIDVGSATVSTEVNTGRVLVMAQNRPFSTDESLQSQGYTAINYGTDFEDGGSSGFQVGSTFKPVTLAEWIRTGHSVRDIVNVSGRTVQLQSFKASCMPGGVYGYGDWKFGNDNLGVQGNQTVMTTIAQSLNGGVVSMQQKMDLCGTFDMAEKMGMHRASKATNPDMPNNDTYNLTRTPSNTFGGVDEMSPLTMSTAYASFAGGGTTCTPVAIDSITGPDGEPVPFQKSTCSEAMSSDVAAGVAYVLQNAISNGLARHAASAFGIPHLAKTGTTDDYIDNWTIGASSKVSTATWVGNAAPFCYSDNNCARVDTRNFGGYQGLTAADSRIWPEVMYVADQKYGGEGFGDPAAAALKQTLVKVPDFAGQTFEDAKSALETAGFSVRDGGEVDSSQPKGMVARTDPKAGDEVPLGSEVTVYRSLGNSGKVPDGLTGMSGRDAESALRAANFTSVNLVCEGGDGQPHPNRSEVKSVSPGSGTETRFNSTITLTVTCGEDE
- a CDS encoding metallophosphoesterase, which encodes MAKTSSRRPGTAAVIGTAAGVLVWSTLIERRLFTIRRHTVPVLPAGAAPLRVLQLSDLHLAPWQVGKINWVRSLRNLNPDLLVLTGDLMGHTQARPALLNMLEAFSDVPAVFVHGSNDYYGPRFKNPLRYLKEPSRLATREQDIDNAALTHGLEGLGFIDLNNAATTLELRGTELELFGLGDPHIKLDDEAKMREARESLGASDAAVRIGVVHAPYQAALNSLLEADASLLLAGHTHGGQVRVPGVGSLTANCDLPNRQSRGLSVWYNAHTAAYLNVSAGLGNSIYAPVRFACKPEASLITLTAPEIPRAS
- a CDS encoding LL-diaminopimelate aminotransferase is translated as MPINANFRGIPSAYLFGEVNDRVRRYEAEHPDSKVLKLGVGDVTRPLAPAIIEALHKAVEEQAHAETFRGYGNEFGYDFLREAIAQGEYASIGVDVEASEVFIGDGAKTDMANAQELFTEQATVAVTDPVYPIYVDANALAGRIGTFENDRWNGLTYLDCTVENGFQAPLPKQPVEIIYLCSPNNPMGAVLTREELEEWVAYAKAHGAVILYDVAYRAFIQGDEIPRSIYEIEGADEVAIEFGSFSKTAGFTGLRCSWSVVPKKLVIDGVSLHDGWARRQATKYNGTPYIVQRAAEAVYSPEGREQIEQDIEYYRRNAKLLKEAVQNAGIEAVGGDHSPYIWFRCPGDMSSWEFFDLLLEDAQVVGTPGEGFGPAGAGYFRLSAFNSYEVTLEASKRLAEVFAKLTTREVSLER